Below is a genomic region from Salvelinus fontinalis isolate EN_2023a chromosome 2, ASM2944872v1, whole genome shotgun sequence.
tggaacgaattgcaaaaatcactgaagctggagacccatatctaCCTCACTaattttaagcaccagctgtcagagcagctcacagatcactgcacctgtacatagcccatctgtaaatagcccacccaactacctcatccccatattgttatttatttttttgctcctttgcaccccagtatctctacttgcacattcatcttctgcacatctttcactccagtgttaacgctaaattgtaattattttgccactatcgcctatttattgccttacctcccttatcttacctcatttgcacacactgtatataaactttttctctattgtgttattgactgtatgtttgtttattccatgtgtaactctgtgttgttgtttgtgttgcactgctttgctttatcttggccaggtcgcagttgtaaatgagaacttgttgttaacttgcctacctggttaaataaaagtgaaataaaataacaaaatgtcactGAGTttaagcagttctgcatgcaagagttGGTCAGAATTCGTCCGCAGAGAtgagagagactgatcaacaactacaggaagcattttgttgcagtcattgcagctaaaggtggcacaaccagttattgtgTGTAAGGGGGAATTGGGTGTTGCgtaactttgttaattaaatataaaagtacactaccgttcaaaagttttggatcacttagaaatgtccttgtttttgaaatgaaaagcaatttttttgtccattaaaaacaCATCAAATTGATCAACCATGTGTTTCATGGAATTGTATGATCTTTTAAgaaaccagatcaaagtatgATGACCAAAGTATGAAAAGAATTTGCCcatttctgattttctctatttttgcatattgTTATAccgaatgttatcagatcttcaaccaaagtCAACTATTAGATAAAGAGAATCTGAGtttacaaaaaataaatatacaccaccgttcaaaagtttggggtcacttagaaatgtccttgttttcgaaagaaaagccattttttttgtccatttaaaataacatcagaatgatcagaaatacagtgtagacatttttaaTGTTGTAGATCACCAAAGTAGCTAGAAATGTCagatttgttatggaatatctacgtaggcgtacaaaggcccattatccgcaaccatcactcctgtgttccactgcgatgcagtgccctagaccactacgCCACCCAGGAGGCCCCCTAGCATTACTTTAAAGATCAATATTTACCCGAAATATGAATGTCATTAATTACATTGTATAGAAGATAAAAGTGACTTCAAACTAAAAAAAATAATCTGTCAGTTTTATTGTTTCAAGACATTAGGTTAAATatgcatttgtgtgttattaAAAATGATGCATCATATTTTGTCATATAGCAGTGGTTGATTTTAGTTGATAAATCTATTATACTTTTATATCAGAAATGATGATGAAATTATATCAATTAAAGAAAGATAGAAATGACAAAAACATGAAGTTATAAAATCAACCATATAGTAACCTAAACATTATACTGAAACATTGCATTACAATACACTATCAATATTAAACTGTCAAATTATTCAGATCAGTAATGTGGTGCTAACCGTTGCCTGGCTTGGAGCAGAAAAATAGGCCCAGAGAACACAATTTCAACAAGAAAAATAACAATGTATTCACAGAGGCCCAATTCTCAAGGGATGACGACAGCAGTGTATTGAGGAGgcaggtggttctgttgaaaccCTGTACCAATAGCGCCTCCCTCAGGACCCTTTGGGTAGTTCCCAGTCTGTAGAAACAACACAGTACATATATGACCTTAACTACTGTATAgttatgttccaaatggcaccctattcccaatatagtgctcTACTTATGACCAAAGCCTGCACCATATACCCTGTATAGTATACTgggccaaagtagtgcactatatagggattaggaaGACGTTTGGGTtgcatgctgatagaaattctaCAATAAAGAGATGTTAACAAAAAAGCAACAGTGCACATGCTCAGTATCTTTAAAATAAACTGATTACTTACTGGGTTGAGCCTGTAGAGTGCCAATAATGCATGATCATCACATCCTTGCAAGGTTATTATATAGTGACGTTTTAAATTACATGTATTTGTTTTCAATGTTTATTTTGAATTTAGTGTCAGTTAGGTTTTCAGAACAATATTGTTCGTTTTAATTTAGTTTACGTTGAATTAACATTTATATTTCGTTATATTATTCATGTTGTATTTTTAGTGTTAGAGACAGAATCAAAgctaatttgatttgatacatgcttcgtaaacaacaggtgtagactaacagtgaaatgcttatttacgggTCCTTCCcagcaatgcagagagaaaaatagaaaaggttttgaaaaataataaaacaaggaataaatacacaatgagtaatgctaacatggctatatacacggggtacccgTATCCTGCACAGAGTCGATgttcaggggtacgaggtaattgaggtagatatgtgcatataggtaggggtaaagtggacCAGGCAACACAATAGATaataagcagtagcagcagcgtatgtgatgagtcaaaagagtttgtGAAAaagagggtcaatgcagatagtttgggtagctatttagttaactatttagcagtcttatagcttgggggttgAAGCCGTTCAGGGTCATGTTGGTTCCAGACATAATGCATccgtaccgcttgccatgtggtaacAGAAAGAACAGTTTATGACCTGGGTGGCTGCAGTCTGAATATGTTTAAGGCCTTCTTCtaccaccgcctggtatagaggtcctgccaggtcactgatcttctccttataggctgtttcatcgttgtcaatgatcaggcctaccaccgttgtgtcgtcagcaaacgtgatgatggtattggagttgtgcgtggccacacagttgtgggtgaacagggagcacaggacgggactaagtacacacccctgaggggcccccgtgttgagagtgagcatggcggatgtgttgttctctaccctcaccacctggggcggccagtctggaagtccaggatccagttgcagagggaggtgttcagtccaggGGACCTGAGATTGtagtgcactatggtgttgaatagaGATTGcggcatctgtggatctgttgggacgggatgcaaattggagtgggtccagggtgtctgggatgatggtgttgatttgAGACATGGCTCgcttttcaaagcatttcatggctacagatatgAGTGCTAAGGGGCAATAGTCATTCAGACAGGTTAGCTTGGGTTTtggcggctgggtttccctttgtagtccatgatagtttgcaagccctgcagaGCGTAGTAAGATTCAATCAGTCCTGTATTGGTTTGCCTGTTTGATGACTTGAGGTGGtggtagcgggatttcttaaaagcgtccgggttagtgtcccgctccttgaaagtggtagctctagcctttagctcagtatggatgttgcctgtaatccatggcttctggttggtatatgtacgtacagtcactgtggggacaacgttgtcaatgcacttattaatgaagccggtaacTGATGTGATTAACATTGAGGAGTTTGATGaattccggaacatattccagtctgtgctagcaaaatcgtcttgtagcttagcatccgcttcatcggaccactttcgTATTAAGCtcttcactggtacttcctgtttgagtttttgcttgtaagcaggaatcagaaggatagagttatggtcagatatAGAACAGAGGTTAGGGGCGGTTTATTTGCTTGCCAACATAGTCTTGTCAGGATGCCGGCTCGTTTGGCTTCTCTTGTGCCGTCACTTCCTCTTGAGTCCCGGGGCCTGGTCTGGAGTAAGCAGAACGTTCAGAGCTGCCAACTTGTTGAAGTAGAAATTGCCATCCAATTCGAGGTTAGTGATCTATGATCTGATTTCCAGAAGCTGTTTTTGGTCATAGGAAATGACAGAGACATTATGTACAGCAAAAGTTAccatcaatgtaaaaaaaataaaacacaataaTAGCAGAATTGGTCAGTAGCCCGTAAAATGTTTGCTATCCACTGCAGTGCCATCTGGTACCCAGAAAGCATGGCGTGGGAGGATAGGAGCCATTTGGATTGTATAGTTTTTGAGTGCTTTTTGGGATATCACTTCTTGCAAACGGGCGGAAGTAACACATAATGTGATGGGTCAGGTCATAGGTTTGGTTAGCccttttgggctcccgagtggcgcagcggtctaaggcactgcatctcagtgttagactacagacaccctggttcgaatccagctgtatcacaactggccgtgattgggagtcccatagggcggtgcacaattggcccagcgttggctggtgtaggccgtccattgtaaataagaatttgttcttaactgacttgcctggttaaatatatgtaaaaaaaacatttctgtacATTGGAGTCATTCCATGTCCCTTTTGAATAGCTGAGGTGATTTTGTCAAGTGTAAAATGCTCCATCTACAAACAATTGATTCTTGATTGCGATGTGGTTTTGGATACCATGAACACTCAGTTAAATTGTCATCCAAAAATAACCGTAGAAATACAAAAAGATACACTTACTGTTTTCTGTTTTACCACACATTTCCACTGAGGTTTTTTGTATAACACAAATTGTAAACCCCAATGTGCTGTCATTGCTATTTTATTTTAAGAAACCTGTTGCACTTAATATTCCAGAGTTACTtggtgattttgttgtcattacTCAAATCTGGACCCTGTAGTGGGACCAGATTTGAGTTATGTCAACTTGAAAATTctgagtaccccccccccccccccactaagcCTTCCCAGTGTGCCTTTTCcagtgaattgtagagttaccacccataactgtatttgttagtgacagagatgtGGTTGTTACATTTTTCACTTTCACTCTGTAGCCTTCACCTGTGAGTTGCAAGACAAATGTTATCATTATATTTAAACTTCATGAAAACACATGAGGCCTTATTTTGAGGCCTATCTTTACCCTATTTCAGTGGCCTGAAATGCATGGTTTACAGACCACATGAGGCCTGCAAGTAAGGTTGCAAATTTCCAGTAACATTCCCAAATTCCAACtgagatttctggaaaacctgggaaattTACCAGAAATTTGCCACCCTACCTGCTAATCagattatgctggcttgcaatgTGATGTTACAGAGTTACAATATCCAACAGTTTAACATTTGAATCGCCTGCAACCTGAATGAATAACTACTACCAGGGTTAGGAGACAACCTAAGCCATTTAATAAAccggaacaaccatttcagtaatggaAGCAAAAAATCAAACTAAATGATTGGAATGGTTTAGAAAATGtgttatgttatttatctttgtgtagcacaAGATGAATCAATCATTCAGTGAAGGTAcatgcattttttattttttattcctcCCCCAAAAACCTACatgcagtagagcatgctgggggATAAAATCACAACTTAAAAAAGTAGAGTTGTGTGACTTCTCATTTAGTTGAGTCAGTATCACATTAATATTTTAATAATAATTTAAGGACCAACGCTGGAGTCGAGAAGCAGGtacgagaagcaggtacggggtgTCAAACATTTAAAGAGGAACAGACaaggaacaagacaggaacagcgtcagcacacagTTAACAAAACGACATACAAACATTAATGTGAAAACGGGAAACAGAgctgggggacagacagatatagggaaggaaataACAAAGGTGAAAGGTTTCTTTCTTTTCTTCTGAGTTTCCATTAGCTCAGGAAGTGCAATGCAAAACACCTCCGTGGGAATCTGTGTTAAAACAGCGCAGAGTAAGTGTGTCTTTTGTATTTGTAAAATCATTTTGGGGTGATATGAAAGTAGAATTTTCCAAAACCGTATTGCACGCAGTGATTATTAACGGTTAGACAGAGCATCGGGAAAGTTTAACATGTTGGCCCTGCTGTGGTTAACTGTTCAAATTAGAACCCTATGGCTGTATCGGCTTGGGTTCTCAAGAGCTATGGTTAGGTTAAAATTATAAAGTCACAAATGGCAAAAATCACCAGGGGCTAATCATTTAGTTGAAAATTGTTGTGTTTTAGTAACTTTGATTAGCAGATGGTTCTGTTTGACTGCTTTTAAGGTGATGGAAAAGTGATCTAATGATgtaaatgtaacggatgtgaaatggctagctagttagcgggtacgcgctagtagcatttcaatcagttacgtcacttgctctgagacctgaagtagggtttccccttgctctgcaagggccgcggcttttgtggagcgatgggtaacgacgcttcgtgggtgtcagttgttgatgtgtgcagagggtccctggttcgcgcccgtgtcggggcgaggggacggtttaaagttatactgttacatatataaaccctggattgtatTAGCCATTGAGAGCTTTGaagtttagctcacataatacaatgtgaaagtatgcattaaggtgtctgtaatagaataaacatgtcaaaaacgaatgtagacattaataaaagCATTTCGATAGCttacaaaatcttatttacattgGAGGAGGAAAGCCAAGATGGCTGTGCGGTGGCTTCAATACAGCAACCCCTGTCAGTCATACAGGGTTTATACACACTTGTTCTATCACGTGCAACGACGTCAACCATTTTAATTGGACGACGCTTAAACTTCAACTCAAAAGTTTTCTAATGTTCGCAAGTACGGACCCACAGAATTTCATACAGTGACCAATGTTTTGGTGATTACACAATTTGAAATGAAAGTTCTCGCAGTGGAAATGTAAAAAATTACCCCAGAAACTCAGTAACTACGACACTGGGGAGATCTTTTTAATTCAAATTTTAGATAACGAGCAGCCTATTTGATATGTCGACCCTGCAGTTCAACCTCCAAAAGATGTCATACCTCGTAGTTGTTCTGAGGAGGGTAAGGTGCGTTGCTTGGAGTCATGCTGCCATGAGGTACCGGTATTTGATTCCCAATGATGAACACTTGCTAAAAGACAGACATGTCAATTTTAAGTCCATTTCTAGTAATTCATTATCGAATATACAGGTGTCATGACTGCTCAGTGCTCTTACAGTTGCcaaaacatacactatatatacacaaaagtatgtggacaccccttcaaattagtggattcggctatttcagccatacccgttgctgtcaggtgtataaaatcgagcacacagccatgcaatctccacagacaaacattggcagtaaaatggccttactgaagagctcagtgactttaaacgtggcaccgtcataggatgccatcttttcAACAAGTCTGTTCATCAAATTTCTGATTTGATTTCGGTAGAAACTGTAAGCTCTCtcaccatccacacacacaccatacgttCAAACACCTGTGTCTTTATAGATCACCTGATGTGTGTTTACCACCATTTGTCTTCCCCTAGTGGTCGGGAGTGTAATTGCCTTAAAAATACCATAATATAAGATACACCCAAATTGGCTCTTacactgggtaaagttcatgatgcacTTGACCTTAACAAGGGGCCCAAGGAACAGTGGAAGAAAATTAGCccaataacatcaaagatccaccaccatattttacagtaggtatggtgaTATTTTCTGCTCTTGCGTTCCCATTTCGATGCCAAACtcaccactggtgtgtgtggtcAATGAGCTATTTTCATGTaatccaacaaatgtaaacgcctggagtttgctaaacggcattggcacttggattgaaCCCTGTGATTTGATCAGATGACATGAACAAAGAGCTCTTTCGCctcacacacaccagtggtgtGTTTGGTGTTGAAATAAGAATACATTAAGCAGAAGAAAAAAACATTAAATAAGTGCAGACGAAGGATGTCAATGATGTGGAAGTATTCTGTATGgatgaatggtctaagatccctcccaatgggGTCTCcaaatcataaaacattttagaaaatgtgTCAGTGCTGTTATCCTTGCACagtgaggtattgaaaacaggggtgtcatTAATATTGACCCATACCTgtttgaaataaaaaaaatactactTGTTAAGCAAAAAcactttctctgagcaattgtattaataCACATTTTTGGGCACATACGATGCATCTCagtattgtattatttattttaaacagtcatttttgctcatttttatcaagggtgtcaataatttcgggCCACACTGTATATGGAACTAGATTTCTATGTCCAAAGAAATCTATGTCCAAAGACTCACCTCAGGGGTGGAACGGCAGCACAGGCAGACAGCTCTGCAGGCGAATGACGAGACACAGATGGACACTATGAACTCCAGCAAGGAGAAAACAGCCAAAACACCTGATATTCCCTGGGACCTGACCTATAGACAGATAAGAACAGGAAACAGCATTTAACTAGACTACACCTCCATTTTGGAGCAATTATGTACAATTAAACTTTGACTCCTGTTTCACTGTGGGCTAACAAGAAGTATAAGTAATAGCATCTATATAGCATAGCATCTATATAGCAACTCAATAGCATCTAATTCACTAATGCTTGCATGTTCGAGATATCACATATCTGCTCCAAATGGAGTATAATTTAAACGAATAAAAAACATTAAACAGTACGTACATTAGTCTAGTAATACGATTATAGATGATAAGTACCCCTTTACCGATTTACAAATATCTCCTGACTAAAGGAATAAGCATTTGGTATATACCCGATACTGTTGACAGACAGAGGACGTAGGGTAGTAGACATAGGATGGAGGGTAGTATGAAGGATCGCCTGGATAGTCACAGTAGTACAAGAGGATCCCAGCACTGTCTAAAGAATGCAAAATGGTGCCAGTAAGAGCAGTAACAGTGGCGACAACATTCATTCCAAGGGAGCCTTTTACCTAAGGgacagagagcagaaagagaacaTGGGAATGAATGATTGGTTGTGAAGAATGAAATGCAATATAAAATACAGTGTGTTGACAATCATTATTGCAAGTCTTTATTAAAGGGGCAATTCGCAGTTGCTGAATCGTCAGTGCCCACCCCACTGCTTGTGTTGTGGGGGGAAAACAAACAGGTTGAATGAAAACATGAGTGCCTATATGTGAAGTAGATTCTATGTTTTTAAATAGAGTGGAACTTTATAAATCAAAAGCCTTAACTTTATTGAGGCAAAAATAGTTGATACTGACCAGACATTTGTTCAGTTTGTTGTCAGCAGCAACAGTTAGAGAGCCTGCAACTACATACTGAGAAGGAACAGGGAAGAGATTATACAAGCCtacataccaaatggcaccctattctctacatagtacactacaaaagtagtgcactatatagggagtagggtaccATGTGGGACAAAAATATTTCTACAGTATGACCAAAATTCAAATTCAAGTTGAATTCCTCCCACATAGAAGTCAACAGAAACTGAAATGCATGAGTGTATGAATGGCACAGGCCTAGCCAAATACATATACATTGATAAAAGTCATTTTTTAAGTCATTCATTATACATTAaagattttatatatatttttaaaattgcACATACTGTATTGTTTTTAATGCATTTCTTTTCAAATAATGACGATTCAATTATTAGGATGTTTTGTTTGCATCACGACAGACAGGAAATGTAAGAAATGATTATTAGACAGAGCAGCTCACTCACAATGATAGATCCCCAGACAAATATTCCACTAAATACTCCAATATTGTCTACTTGTGGTCCGGCAGTCATCACGATTCCTGTCAACAGCATCATCAAACCAATCATGATCTGTACGGTCTGTGAGAGAAAAACAAAGCAGAAAATTCATTTTTCTCTTCGTTCAACCAAAATGAAAAATCATTTTCAAATGACGTAAAACATAAATTCTTACTCCCAGAGCTTTTGGATGTCCTGCCCGGAAACTTCCCAGCACTGAAGAGACCGTCTGTCCCAGACAGTGAGGAGCAGATGCGACCCCTGCGACCCCCATCCCGTTCCCATAGGGGTAGACATGGGTGAATACCACTGCCTCGTTAGTGGTGGTTGTTTGAGAGCTGGACATCTTCAGAGGACAGAAGGATGTTTGTAGTACAGTAAGAGGTGATATGGCTGGTCAGCGGTGTTTTGTTGAGCCTCCTGCAAAGTTTGTACTCTACCTGGGACTTCCAGAAAATAATTTACCAGGAAATGTAATGCACAATAGGTGTGTGCGTCAGCCACTAATCCGACTTTGAACACTCCCCATTTAAATATGGGTGGGTggtaggctgtgtgtgtctgtggttactGTATCATCTGTTTAGTTGACTAACTTCCTCATGGCTGAGCGACCTTTAGTTCATTCTTTATTGTCATAACTTCCCATCTTGGGCTTGAAGTTCCTTGCCTATAGAATACAGGCTATAAAAGAAACTCATACACTTCCATGAAAGTTGCATAAGTTTCTATTTCATGCTACATAGCATGGAAGTGTACACATTTATTGTGTTCCGTATAAGTAACCATCTTCAAGGTGTAGTATAATAAAGTAATTTAATTTAACCAAATACTTTGCCCCTCTGCGGGGAGACATCCTGAATTAAAGAAGTAGGTGAAAGAACCGGAACTGTTTATTAGTGATTGTTGGTGAATGGACATTAGATAATCATGACAAACAAAAAAGAGCTTAGTAAAGTggagtgtaacggcagccttccctctcttcacgagaagagagggtgtaacagggatcggaccaacacgcagcgtagccagtgctcaacatgtttaataaaacgataaacagtgaacacttaacacgatacaaaataacaaatgtggcaaaccgatacagacctatctggtgcagagaaaacacaaagacaggaaacaaccacccacaaaccccaacacaaaacaagccacctatatatgattcccaatcagagacaacacaaacacctgcctctgattgagaaccatattaggccaaacatagaaacagacaaactagacacacaacatagaatgcccacccagctcactacccttcactcatgctgtaaaactgaccatcctaccaatcctcgacttcggtgatgtcatttacaaaatagcctccaaaaccctactcaataaattggatgcagtctatcacagtgccatccgttttgtcaccaaagccccatatactacccaccactgcgacctgtacactctcgttggctggccctcgcttcatactcgtcgccaaacccactggctccaggtcatctacaaaaccctgctaggtaaagtccccccttatctcagctcactggtcaccatagcagcacaatacctgtagcacgcgctccagcaggtatatctctctggtcacccccaaaaccaattcttcctttggccgcctctccttccagttctctgctgccaatgactggaacgaactacaaaaatctctgaaactggaaacacttatctccctcactagctttaagcaccagctgtcagagcagctcatagattactgcacctgtacatagcccatctataatttagcccaaacaactacctctttacctactgtatttatttattttgctcctttgcaccccattatttctatctatactttgcaccttcttccactgcaaaccaaccattccagtgttttttttacttgctatattgtatttacttcgccaccatggcctttttttatatttttatttatatatatattttatttgccttcacctcccttatctcacctcacttgctcacattgtatatagacttatttttcactgtattattgactgtatgtttgttttactccatgtgtaactatgtgttgttgtatgtgtcgaactgctttgctttatcttggccaggtcgcaattgtaaatgagaatgtgttctcaatttgcctacctggttaaataaaggtgaaataaaaataaataaaaagggtatgtttggcagcatgagtgaaggatgctttgttgcggaataggaagccaattctagatttaactttggattggagatgtttgatgtgagtctggaaggagagtttacagtctaaccagacacctaggtatttgtagttgtccacatattctaagtcagagccgtccagagtagtgatgttggacaggcgggcaggtgcaggcagcgatcggttgaagagcatgcatttagttttacttgtatttaagagcaattggaggccacggaaggagagttgtatggcattgaagctcgcctggagggttgttaacacagtgtcaaaagaagggccagaagtatacagaatagtgtcgtctgcgtagaggtggatcagagactcaccagcagcaagagcgacttcattgatgtatacagagaagagagtcggtccaagaattgaaccctgtggcacccccatagagactgccagaggtccagacaacagaccctccgatttgacacactgaactcgatcagagaagtagttggtgaaccaggcgaggcaatcattagagaaaccaaggctgtcgagtctgccgatgaggatgtggtgattgacagagtcaaaagccttggccaggtcaatgaatatggctgcacagtattgtttcctatcgat
It encodes:
- the LOC129822345 gene encoding membrane-spanning 4-domains subfamily A member 4A-like, which codes for MSSSQTTTTNEAVVFTHVYPYGNGMGVAGVASAPHCLGQTVSSVLGSFRAGHPKALGTVQIMIGLMMLLTGIVMTAGPQVDNIGVFSGIFVWGSIIYVVAGSLTVAADNKLNKCLVKGSLGMNVVATVTALTGTILHSLDSAGILLYYCDYPGDPSYYPPSYVYYPTSSVCQQYRVRSQGISGVLAVFSLLEFIVSICVSSFACRAVCLCCRSTPEQVFIIGNQIPVPHGSMTPSNAPYPPQNNYETGNYPKGPEGGAIGTGFQQNHLPPQYTAVVIP